The following coding sequences lie in one Sporomusaceae bacterium FL31 genomic window:
- a CDS encoding ATPase, which yields MNPVQEPVSNLAKGDRRLISCQNLDGALNTPYKDLLTGLLELLTKKQSNQQYLDSLVGCFCKYTGFECAGVSFVQEQKWIPYEAYSGFSEKYWEGVRGLLVETARGFFFSHVETESAMLYKTEWGTIYWPDIQRFTGETPLFQDKTFKELCTEEGLRTVVFIPLIYQESVLGILRLADPKSAQLTLTQISSLEFMVPLIAESLHKIQLEEELNRLSQLKLVGEMAASVSHEVRNPMTTVRGFLQMLSVKKELVGYREYFTIMVDELDRANAIITEYLSAAKIEGNQFLKNNLNKTIASIEPLLQANALKDNIELFLELGEIDDFVFNEKEIKQLVLNLARNSIEAMQHGGRLTIRTLQQGKSITLLIQDNGSGIPPEVLHKLGTPFVTTKSAGTGLGLSVCYSIAAKHQAILNVDATGCEGTSISVKFTAVNNTPA from the coding sequence GTGAATCCTGTACAAGAACCAGTTAGTAATTTGGCAAAGGGTGATCGCAGACTTATTTCGTGTCAAAATTTGGATGGTGCACTAAATACCCCCTACAAAGATTTGTTAACCGGTCTTTTAGAGTTGTTAACCAAGAAACAGTCAAACCAGCAGTATCTGGATAGTTTGGTTGGCTGTTTTTGCAAATACACAGGGTTCGAGTGTGCGGGAGTAAGTTTCGTTCAAGAACAAAAATGGATACCTTATGAAGCTTATAGCGGGTTTTCAGAGAAATACTGGGAAGGCGTGCGCGGCCTCTTGGTAGAAACTGCGCGTGGTTTTTTCTTTAGTCATGTTGAGACAGAGTCTGCCATGCTCTATAAAACCGAATGGGGAACTATTTATTGGCCTGATATTCAGCGGTTTACTGGTGAAACTCCGCTATTTCAGGATAAGACTTTTAAGGAGCTTTGCACTGAAGAAGGTTTGCGGACTGTTGTATTTATCCCGCTGATCTATCAGGAGTCTGTCTTAGGGATTCTGCGGCTTGCCGATCCCAAAAGTGCCCAGCTTACGCTGACGCAAATCAGTTCCTTGGAGTTTATGGTGCCCTTGATCGCAGAGTCATTGCATAAAATTCAATTAGAAGAAGAACTTAACCGGCTTAGTCAACTGAAGCTTGTTGGTGAAATGGCGGCTAGTGTCAGTCATGAGGTGCGTAACCCGATGACGACAGTACGTGGTTTTCTGCAAATGCTCAGCGTCAAAAAAGAATTAGTCGGCTACCGCGAATATTTTACGATTATGGTCGATGAATTGGATCGGGCTAACGCGATTATTACAGAGTATTTATCGGCAGCCAAAATCGAAGGCAACCAGTTTCTCAAAAATAACCTGAATAAGACCATTGCCAGTATTGAACCTTTATTACAGGCGAATGCGTTAAAAGATAATATTGAATTGTTTCTGGAATTAGGCGAAATTGATGATTTTGTTTTTAATGAGAAAGAGATTAAACAATTGGTATTAAATTTGGCACGCAACAGCATAGAGGCCATGCAGCATGGCGGCAGGTTAACGATTAGAACATTACAGCAAGGGAAGAGCATTACTCTGCTCATCCAAGACAACGGCAGCGGTATTCCGCCGGAGGTATTGCACAAACTTGGAACACCCTTTGTGACAACAAAGTCGGCTGGCACCGGTCTTGGGCTATCGGTATGTTATAGCATTGCGGCAAAGCACCAGGCCATATTAAATGTTGATGCTACAGGCTGTGAGGGAACCAGTATTTCGGTCAAGTTCACCGCAGTCAATAATACCCCTGCTTAA